One stretch of Amycolatopsis tolypomycina DNA includes these proteins:
- a CDS encoding ABC transporter permease: MTQTLSREVEGAQLPDTPSRSAFALALSDCRVLIGRNVKHILRNTEMLFQAVSLPIVLLLLFRFMFGGAISTSGGLAYIDYLVPGLLAISIAFNSTTTVVGVAADLTQGLVERFRSMPMAGPAVLVGHVASGVLRSMLSFVVMVAVGLAIGFRPGGSVLGWLGAIGLLVLFASGVFWLATLLGSIAKTVEGAGGLGMILVFVPYATSALVPTASMPSVLRVVVENQPVTVLIDAVRGLMNGTDLGSTGWLATAWWVVITAGAAYLAVRKFHQRARG; this comes from the coding sequence ATGACCCAGACCCTGTCCAGGGAGGTCGAAGGGGCGCAGCTCCCCGACACCCCGAGCCGCTCGGCGTTCGCGCTGGCGCTGTCCGACTGCCGCGTCCTGATCGGGCGCAACGTCAAGCACATCCTGCGCAACACGGAGATGCTGTTCCAGGCGGTGTCGCTGCCGATCGTGCTCCTGCTGCTGTTCCGCTTCATGTTCGGCGGCGCCATCAGCACCTCCGGCGGCCTGGCCTACATCGACTACCTGGTGCCGGGCCTGCTGGCCATCAGCATCGCGTTCAACTCGACGACCACGGTCGTCGGCGTGGCCGCGGACCTCACCCAGGGCCTGGTCGAGCGGTTCCGCTCGATGCCGATGGCCGGCCCGGCCGTCCTGGTCGGCCACGTCGCCTCGGGCGTGCTGCGCAGCATGCTCTCGTTCGTCGTGATGGTCGCGGTCGGCCTGGCCATCGGCTTCCGCCCGGGCGGAAGCGTGCTCGGCTGGCTCGGCGCGATCGGGCTGCTGGTGCTGTTCGCCTCCGGCGTGTTCTGGCTCGCCACGCTGCTGGGGTCGATCGCCAAGACCGTCGAGGGCGCCGGCGGCCTGGGCATGATCCTCGTGTTCGTCCCCTACGCCACCAGCGCGCTCGTGCCGACGGCGTCGATGCCGTCGGTGCTGCGGGTCGTCGTCGAAAACCAGCCGGTCACCGTGCTGATCGACGCCGTTCGCGGCCTGATGAACGGCACCGACCTGGGCTCGACCGGCTGGCTCGCGACGGCCTGGTGGGTCGTCATCACCGCCGGCGCCGCGTACCTGGCGGTCCGGAAGTTCCACCAGCGCGCCCGCGGCTGA
- a CDS encoding ATP-binding cassette domain-containing protein, with the protein MVTGYAIEARGLRKSYGDVDVLESVDLSVQRGTMFALLGPNGAGKTTTVRILSTLLEADGGTVTINGHDLTGPKRKVREQIGLTGQNTAVDELLTGRENLEMMARLFHLATPAAKSRATELLAQFDLTEAADRPVKTYSGGMRRRLDLAISLITSPPVLFLDEPTTGLDPRSRSAMWDAIRELLDGGTTILLTTQYLEEADQLADRIAVIDKGRVVAEGTAAELKRKVGTERLKLTFATAAEAARAHGVAGGVLTDDTVSVAIDQPAQVRRVLNQIADAGLETTGLELSEPTLDDVFHTLTGTAGEKR; encoded by the coding sequence ATGGTCACCGGCTACGCAATCGAAGCACGGGGGCTGCGCAAGTCCTATGGCGACGTGGACGTCCTGGAAAGCGTCGACCTGAGCGTGCAGCGCGGCACGATGTTCGCGCTGCTCGGCCCGAACGGCGCCGGCAAGACCACGACGGTGCGGATCCTCAGCACCCTCCTGGAGGCCGACGGCGGCACCGTGACGATCAACGGCCACGACCTCACCGGGCCCAAGCGCAAGGTGCGCGAGCAGATCGGCCTCACCGGCCAGAACACCGCGGTCGACGAGCTGCTGACCGGCCGCGAGAACCTGGAGATGATGGCCCGGCTGTTCCACCTGGCCACCCCGGCGGCGAAGAGCAGGGCCACCGAGCTGCTCGCGCAGTTCGACCTGACCGAAGCCGCCGACCGCCCGGTCAAGACCTACTCCGGCGGCATGCGCCGCCGGCTCGACCTGGCGATCAGCCTGATCACCTCGCCGCCGGTGCTGTTCCTCGACGAGCCGACCACCGGACTCGACCCGCGCAGCCGCTCGGCGATGTGGGACGCGATCCGCGAGCTGCTCGACGGCGGCACCACGATCCTGCTCACCACGCAGTACCTCGAGGAGGCCGACCAGCTCGCCGACCGGATCGCGGTCATCGACAAGGGCCGCGTGGTCGCCGAAGGCACGGCGGCCGAGCTGAAGCGGAAGGTGGGGACCGAGCGGCTGAAGCTCACCTTCGCCACCGCCGCCGAGGCGGCCCGCGCGCACGGCGTCGCCGGCGGCGTGCTCACCGACGACACCGTCAGCGTCGCGATCGACCAGCCCGCCCAGGTCCGGCGGGTGCTCAACCAGATCGCCGACGCCGGCCTCGAGACCACCGGGCTGGAGCTCTCCGAGCCGACCCTCGACGACGTTTTCCACACCCTCACCGGAACCGCGGGAGAGAAGCGATGA